The genomic window GCAAAGGCTATCGTGTTCTGGCCGAGCCCGCGGAACGAGTGATGAATGACGCTGGCGCTTTCACGATGTGGCATGTTTAGGTTGCCTCAAGGCCTGGGTTAAAAGAACCAAGCCAACTATGACAAGCAGTATAAACCAAACCAGCGCCCAACCTGGGATGGAGAGCCCGAGGAAGCTCCACACGATATTCCCGCAATCGCCCGAACCCCTGAAAATCATCGGAAGGGCTTTCGATAGCGGAAAAGCGTCGAGCATGTAACCAATGCCGGGCCCGCACTCGAATGCCTTGCCGTGCGGTGCGTGCTGCAGCCAGAAATGCCAGCCGGCAATGCCCGCCCCCAAACCCGCAAAAAGTATCAGCATACCGGCGTAAACAGCCTGTCCCGCGGTCCGCGGATTGTGAACTGCTGCTACCAGACCGGTCAATCCGGTCGCAATGAAGGCCAAGCGCTGAAGGATGCAAAGCGGACAGGGTTCAAGGTGCTCAATATGCTGCAAGTAGAGACCAAATCCCAAGAGACCGGCGCTTACAAGAAGAACAGCAGCCCAGGCCAATCGACTCGTTATCGTGCTCATAGCGGTATCAGTACGCCCCTTAACCCACGATTACACTTGCGGGGTAATTAAGCAGATCGTATCAGTTGCCCCTGAAATAGCCCGCGGTCGCCTGCGGGCAATTTGGGGGTAGAAAAGAAACTGGCACTATCCCTGCGGACAGTGCCAGTCGCTATCCAGACGGAATTATTTCAAATGCTCGTTGATCAGCTTGGTCATTTCAAACATTGAAACTTGCCGTTTGCCGCCAAAAATTTCGCGCAGCCTTTCGTCGGCATTGATCATGCGTCGATTAATTTCATCCTGCAGCTTGTTCTTCTTGATGTAGGCCCATATTTTCTTGGTGATCTCAGTGCGGGCCTGCGCAATGGCACCCACAACTGCAGCGAGCGCCGGATCGGGCATCATGGGCCGCATGAATGCCGGATTTGGTTTGCGCTTCGCCACGCTGCGCTTCTTCTTGGAAGCCTTGGCCATTTTCTTTTTGGCTGGCTGCTTCCTAGCAGAGCTGGATTTTTTTCCTGCGGATTTCTTCCCCTTCTTCTTAGCCATGTGACTTCTCCTATCGTGTGGTCTGACAATCAATCTACGAGTTCGCTTGCCTAACGCCTATGGCAAGAACAACGAGAGCATGCCGAACATGAGGGTGTTTTGTCAATGATTTTTAGATGCGATGCAATTGAAGAAATCACCCGCCCTTGAGCTTCGCAAGAAACTGCGTTCTCAGTTTGGCAACCTTTGGCGCGACAACGAACATGCAGTAAGGCTGCGCGGGGTTGCGCAGAAAGTATTCCTGGTGGTAGCCCTCCGCGCGGTAAAAAGCTTGAGCAGGCACGATTTCCGTGACGATGCTTGAATTCCATATGTGCGCGTCATTTAATTCTTTAATCACCTGTTCCGCTTGAGACTTTTGTTCCGGCGAGTGGTAGAAAACAGCTGACCTGTATTGGGTACCTACATCGTTCCCCTGCCGGTTCAACGTGGTAGGGTCGT from Burkholderiales bacterium includes these protein-coding regions:
- a CDS encoding disulfide bond formation protein B; this translates as MSTITSRLAWAAVLLVSAGLLGFGLYLQHIEHLEPCPLCILQRLAFIATGLTGLVAAVHNPRTAGQAVYAGMLILFAGLGAGIAGWHFWLQHAPHGKAFECGPGIGYMLDAFPLSKALPMIFRGSGDCGNIVWSFLGLSIPGWALVWFILLVIVGLVLLTQALRQPKHATS
- a CDS encoding SWIB/MDM2 domain-containing protein, which produces MAKKKGKKSAGKKSSSARKQPAKKKMAKASKKKRSVAKRKPNPAFMRPMMPDPALAAVVGAIAQARTEITKKIWAYIKKNKLQDEINRRMINADERLREIFGGKRQVSMFEMTKLINEHLK
- the msrA gene encoding peptide-methionine (S)-S-oxide reductase MsrA encodes the protein MPQQKENSAQAPSGKEIATLAGGCFWCLEAVFDELKGVESVESGYMGGASTNPTYEQVCRGNTGHAEVVQIVFNPTEISFKEILEVFFVIHDPTTLNRQGNDVGTQYRSAVFYHSPEQKSQAEQVIKELNDAHIWNSSIVTEIVPAQAFYRAEGYHQEYFLRNPAQPYCMFVVAPKVAKLRTQFLAKLKGG